The genomic interval CTCGGCAAGATCGTCGAGATCGCCGCCAAGAAGGCGCTCTACGCCACGCCGAAGCACCCCTACACCCAGGCGCTGCTCTCGGCGATCCCGGTGCCGCGGCCGCGCGCGCGGCGCCAGCGCCAGGTGCTCACCGGCGACGTGCCGAGCCCGATCAACCCGCCCGCGGGGTGCCGCTTCCACACGCGCTGTCCCTATGCCGAGGCCGTGTGCCGCGTCGAGGAGCCGCCGCTCCGAGAAGTTGCGGGCGGGCAGTTCGCCGCCTGCCATCTGGTGCCGGCGCTCTGAGGCGACCATGCCGTCCCAGCCGGCGCCGGACTTCGTCCTTGCCAATGCCTTGATGCCGGACGGCAGACGCGGCGCCATCGGCATCGCCCAAGGCCGCATCGTCGAGATCGCCGCCACACCGCGCCCGGGCGTCCCCGGCATCGACCTTGCGGGCGATCTCGTAATGCCCGGCTTCGTCGACGGGCACATGCATCTCGACAAGACGTTGGTCGGCCTCGGCTGGATGCCGCATCAGGCCAAGCCCGATCGCATGAGCCGGATCGAGACCGACAAGCGCATCTGGCCCACCCTCAACCTCTCCGTAGCCGCGCGCGCCGCCAATCTGATCGAGCTCTGCATCGCCCACGGCACCACTCAGATCCGGACCCACGTTGACGTCGACACCGAGGGCAAGCTCTCCCAGCTCCATGGCGTTCTGGAGGCGCGCGAGCGCTACCGGGATCGCGTGTCGATCGAGATCGTGGCCTTTCCCCAGAGCGGCGTCATGCGCCGGCCCGGCACCCTCGATCTCCTGGATGCCGCGGTGGCGGACGGCGCCGATCTCGTCGGCGGCATCGATCCCTTGGAGATCGATCGCGATCCGGCCGGCCAGCTCTCCGGCATCTTCGCCATCGCGGAGCGCCGGGGCATCGGCCTCGACATTCACCTGCACGAGCCGGGAGAGCTCGGCCTCTTCAACGTGCATGAGATCTGCCGGCGCACCGAGGCCTCGGGTCTCGGCGGCAAGGTCACCATCAGCCATGGCTTCTGCCTCGGCATGGTCGCCGACGCCAAGGCCGATGATGCGGCTTCGCGCATGGCGCGGGCCGGCGTGTCCCTGGTCACCCATGGCGGCGCTTCGGCGGCGATCCCGCCCCTCCTCAAGCTGCGCGCGGCAGGCGTGGAGGTCTTCGCCGGCAATGACGATGTCCGCGACACCTGGTCGCCCTATGGCAGCGGCGACATGCTGGAGCGGGCCATGCTGATCGGCTGGCGCTCCGACTTCCGGCGCGACGATCAGCTGGCACTCGCCTTCGATTTGGTGAGCGCAGCCGGGGCTCGGGCCCTCGGTCTCGGGCCCCATGGCATCGCCGTCGGCGCGCCGGCCGAT from Pseudomonadota bacterium carries:
- a CDS encoding amidohydrolase family protein; translated protein: MPSQPAPDFVLANALMPDGRRGAIGIAQGRIVEIAATPRPGVPGIDLAGDLVMPGFVDGHMHLDKTLVGLGWMPHQAKPDRMSRIETDKRIWPTLNLSVAARAANLIELCIAHGTTQIRTHVDVDTEGKLSQLHGVLEARERYRDRVSIEIVAFPQSGVMRRPGTLDLLDAAVADGADLVGGIDPLEIDRDPAGQLSGIFAIAERRGIGLDIHLHEPGELGLFNVHEICRRTEASGLGGKVTISHGFCLGMVADAKADDAASRMARAGVSLVTHGGASAAIPPLLKLRAAGVEVFAGNDDVRDTWSPYGSGDMLERAMLIGWRSDFRRDDQLALAFDLVSAAGARALGLGPHGIAVGAPADLSVAAASGVPEAVVAHPPRKWVMKRGRIVARGGSTLARPEAPVGLA